The Mercenaria mercenaria strain notata chromosome 1, MADL_Memer_1, whole genome shotgun sequence nucleotide sequence AGCATTCTACTTATTATACAAGTCAATTAGATGCCAAGTGAAAAACATCgctgaatattattcagcatcctctggttttgtttgggatttcagtcTGCAAgagcagagttatagcccttgatttaGTTTAAATGTGCATTCAGGGCCTACAGATAGGTATCACATGTATCCTTTTtaagttatgtttcttttttcttttgtttcttggTGATGTTTTGCAGTATTCATACCCAATATCCCCCCGCCTCCAAATGGCCTACACTACAGTCCGTAGTATAAAAGTTTACTTGTATTTACATTGTGTCCAAGCATCATACAACTGTTATGTGACAGAAAAAAGGGGCACCAGACTGAGTGTTATATTATCTAAAATAATGACTTACAAGTAGCTGTCCGtgtataaaattttacattttactggTACCACCAATATATGTTTAACATTGAATTACAAAATTGTTCAGTTGAAAAAGAAGACGATGTCGATCTATGACTATGTTCCTTTTGCAAACAAGTGTTTTACAAAGGAACCTAATATTATACCTTATACCATTTACACAAGTAACACAAGGCATTACAACGCAATTTATCACGATAAGTTATCTGAGAAGGGTCACCTTATTCGTCGCAACTACAAAGCCTGATTTCGCAAGCAGATTAACGGTTTCATTGCTATACTTAACCTATCAGATAACACAAGAATACTGAGCCAAAACTATAAAATTATAACACTAGAGGACCAACTAAAAGctttatgaataaaacatatgTGAGATTATATAACAAATGTGTATAATGATATACGTACAAACGATAGTAGCGAAATATATTGTAAAGTGATTCCGCGTTGGACAATAAATACACTTTGTAGGCTCAGCATATTAATGCCATTATGATATCGTATGCCTAAGTTTTAAACTTAACACAAAACATTTTACGGTATATAAAGCTACAAAAAGAATATGAAAGTTGATTTATGATCCATTCGTAATGTCATGAAATGTGAGTAAATCGAAAATACTCAGTTGAAGACATTTAGATGTGAAACTTAATATAACAATTACGATTTGTTTTTAGTTGTATCGTTGTACAGAAGAGGTCGAGGAGCGTTGTTGCATGGTTTATCGTCAGTTTGTAGCAAACTGTGTGTACCCTCCCATTGTTAAATTGAACAGACAGTTAATAAGTACTACGGGCTCAGCATTTTTATGTCCCACACGAAAAGAGATTCGACATTGAAAATATTAACGCGCACAGTTTCTGTATATGCGAATGCTGTTTACGGAAGATccgtacatgtatatttgttaaatgaaagCTGCAGTTAACATGTAGTCTATAAGATCACATTAAAACAATCCCGAAGATTAATAATGCAAAGCATcctaatcaaatatatttaacatagCAATATTCATAATTAAATTGTCATGCAGTAATAGTTGATTGTTGAATAGCACACAGTGGCAAATTTCTTAGCTCATATGTTATTTATATACTAGTGCTTTACCTTATTTGTAAGGTAAGCACATTTCATAAATCACCTGTTAGCTAGTATAAATATGCCTTATTACGTTATTGCTTGCGTAAACAAATGCAATGAAATTGTAGATGATTAGCATTTCCCAAGTTATTACTTATGTCAACACATACCTTGACAATGactattatttcatatttataatatgtattcattaatgagccgcaccatgacatAACTAATATTATGTTAGTGCATTtgcgcatccgcagtctggtcaggatctatgctggtcgctttcaaagcattTTGCATTTCGAGAAAcctttagcaaacagcatggatcctgcatGCATCCTTATGCAGTCTggtctggtctagatccatgctggtcgcaaatgcactgtgttggttttgtcatggtgcggctcagttattAACTTACTGTTAATTCGGGTTTCTAAAATCAAGCGcaatataatacattttcatcCAACTGGAATCTTCAGTAAAAAACAGAAACCGAGCTAGAATTATAGAATTTTGTAAGAGAGACGGCATCGACTGTATAACGCTATCCAATAGATGCAGGTTTGTATTCAAGTTAACGTTGTAACTTGCCAGAGAGTATCTACCACTAATAGTTTGTGTCTTTGTCGGATGTAAGGTAAATTAGACGGACAAAATCGTTTTATAAAACAATTGGATAATAGTTTGTATAGTAAGTAATTATAATATTTTgacacatttatacatttatcgGTAATATAAGTTATTATACTctacaagaaaataaatatatttcaatgatagaattctaccattattttttattgttttgcaaaatttatttccGAAGTGAAGATTTTCTTAATTTCTCTTAGTTACAAATGAGACAATGTCATGTATGTTTCTGCACCATTGTAAAGACTAGGTGATAAAATGAACttaaatatttaagatatatgGAGTAGTTTTAAATTTGTCGTAAAAGTATAGATTTTGATGAGGCATTCCATTATTAATATCAGAAACAGTTTTAAGAtttcaattattattatatttgttaatgaatcgttatataaaactttgaaGAATGATATTTACTAGTTAATCAGGAACATTTcaattaaaatgtttgaaaattttcaaaagaaatatttttttcacttagATTGTGATTTTGCCTATTTTCCACATGGGGAGATACATTTCTGGCCATAAAATTAGGATTATTACATATACTGTATAAGTGGTTATTTCCGCGGGTCGAAAAGTTAGCGAATTCGGAATTTCAGACATTTGGCGTGCGGAAATATTAGCAAATTCCCTTTTTCCAACTTGCGTAAAAATAGCTTTTCGTAAGAATCACTAATGTGTCTGGcgtaataattacatttttgctGCATGACAGCATTATTATCCCTTATATGGAGCCAGTGAACGTTCATATATAAAAGAATGTGCTACACATTACTaaaattgttgtttgttttttctctataaaaaaataattactaGAAAACGTACTAGTATTTATTAAGGAAAgcaaaatatatgtaattatCAACCTGAAAAAGGCTAACAATATGTATTGAAGTAAAtccttttgttacattttgtaaaggtGTGAAATGCATTTCTAAAAGGCAGTATGTTTTTTCGCTTCCATACTCGCCTATGTCAGTTTACGGTAATTAGCTTTGCTAGTTTTGTATCTGTCAACAAATGAAtggaatttaatcaaattatcaTCTTTACCTTTTAGAAATATAATCAAACAACTCGGGCTTTTTTGTTTTGACGTATTTAAGGCCTAAAAAGGTAGCTTTAAAAACGTGTATAGTGTACAGACAGAGACAGAGGGTCAATTTCTCTCGTTTACTACTGGTGTTTTTATGATGGATTGACTGATATTTACGCTGGAGAAAATGTCAGCGAATTTTGTCAGTTCGCGGAATACGCCAATATACTTCGACCTTGCTAACTTAACCACCTATACAGtatcttaaaaaattaaaaacccttcTTCTAACATCGGAgaagataaaaatgatatatattactGTTTTTATCAGACTGTTGCTTTATAAAGCCATAATTCAGGAAAACCCTCTAACATATATGGTAAATCAAACAGTGGATCAAATATCAACGAAGACATAAAACTGTTTAAGTTCCGTATTAAAGGCCCGGACCTCCAGATTTTCAATAAAAACGAACTGTCATTAAAATCTAAGTTTGGTcacattatgaacattagaacatgagagttttgtttctaaactgtcttaaaatgccaaatcaagacaaaaacatgcccgagtcgggaatcgaaaaCGAGCCGCCACGGCAGTTAAACTTTTTCTGCGTTCTTGATTAAAATAAACACGGAAGAATACGCCCTATACGCTATATTCTGTTAGTAACTAATTCTAAAGTCTTCGtgtgaaatatagcaataattttctgatagcttaaaaattcccctttttgtTGTCGTACGCTTTGGAGGTTTAGTGCTGTTAACAATATTCGTTTGACAAAGTATCTTAAACTTTATGAATACAAGTttgatttaagaaaataaaatatgattttattttgcttgtaatttttgtctttttgatttagtttagtttagtttttttttgttaaggatttttcatttttgtaaaagccCAGCGTTCCTATAAGATGCTCATGCATAAAGAACATGGCAGTACTCTttataataaacaataacatGAATTCATAatgagagagtttcaaataaaggagagagtttcaaataagctttcagcttcctactcaatcctgtatgcctttttgatatatgtacatgttttaaatgaattGTTATTAATAAGATATTGTTTAATCCACAGTGATATGTAAACAGCTTTTCTAATTAAAGTAtaagaatatacaaaatatacagtaatTTACAACCTTACTGgataaagtttattatttcaaagTACTCCTTCACTACCAAAGTTAAAGACGCATTTCTAACAgtaatttatgtgtattttaacaattgtaaatatatataatagtgACAGTGACAATTTAAAACATGCGAAATGATAAAGTTAGTATTTTATTTGTATACTAGACCCGAATTTCATAAATGGAAATATTAACGGAAAACCTATTCTACTTTATATcaacataaaattatgttttgtgtATTAGAAGACTTAGTACTGTGCattcaaattataaatatacatacataatataaATGTGCATAATCGCTAAAACAGGAAGTTTTGTGACAAACCACtgttatttataacatatatttatgaGTGTATCTCTAAAGACACAAGCAATTTATATACCTAGTAATGTTAAATATTTCTAATAAGAAATTGGAAGTAATTTAAACtatgtaatgataaaatattttggagAAAGATTGGATTTGGATAACTTTAAGAAACAAAACGAAAATTCTTGACTGACATATTTAAATCTACTTCAGAAAAAGGTAGATCTATTTCTTCGTTGACAgcaaaagaatttaaaattcaaattattagaATTAGTTAGGAAATGCTTAAAGAACAATCAATATGGCGAAGAAAGAGAAGCACCTTACATCCCGAAGGCTAAATAAACATATCGATTAAAACTTTTTCATCTTCTAAAATCTAAAGCTCTTCAGGCGGGGTAATGATTTGCTTGGAAAGTGTATTGATGATGTACTTCTTGCATTAATTATACTCAGATGCATCcatgcattgatttttccattgTTAGATCATTCCACAAATAAATCATTCTAATAGAATCTATAGAAACATCAACAATTTGAGaatgttttaattgaatttaCCACATTCTTTTTGTAACAGATCTGGTTAATAGACTCTTTGTTTCGTTTTGATATGAAGACAAATCTTATCATCAAATATCATGGAAATATAATTGGTTCGTGTGTTCTCCTGGTAAGAGTACTCAGTGATATTTATACATGGACTCAATGTCGTATTTATTTTTGTCCCTTTGAATCATGCAGTAATTTGTAATAAAACTGTGGTGTGTGAGGTGTGTTCCATATATAAGAGCCTCTCATGATGAAACTCGATCAAACCTATCGATGCTTTTtatactttcaaaatatcttctcATCTGTATAATTCATATTGTCTTTTAATTCCGAAATCGTTCGTGCATTCGTGTAACAGGAAGCAGTTAATACAACACTATCACGTTGTTCAATACGAAATTAACCGAGGCAAACATCAATTAGTTGTCGggcaatttatatcaaacattcaaaataggtgattgtcatttctaaACGTTGTTTAAACCTGTAATCGTGTTTTATGCATCAGTTTGAGAAAACTCAATTTGGACACACCTTTTGGAACAGACACAAATAAACCGAGTCAATATCAATTTGATAGGTTTCACTGTATGCCtcttaatgatttttttcatactAATTTATTCAGAGTTTTGTTTTCACATTTCTGAATAATAGTGTCAAACTTTCACAATATGCGCCCGTTCCCAGTTTTTAAATACTATACTTATTGAGAAGAACAGTTGCCAATGTTGTCAACTTCGGCTAATTAAAGGGTGCGAACTCCAGAGCAGCAAATACTGTCTTTCTAGTAATTGAAATTATCCAAGATATAAAACTGCAAAACTCATCACGCCCCTAGCATCTCATTAAAATTCTTCGAAATGAAATGGAAAAGCAATATCATGgctaaaatatttgaacaaatattcGAATTTCCAAAATATTACATGATTTAGTGACAAAGCGCAGAATACTAGgagaatgttatttatttttgtcGTTTTCTTTAGAATTGACACCTTGCATTTTCTcaaatataatgaacaatctgctGGGTTGAAATTTAAAATGGTAAGCATTTAAAATAGAGTTGCAAACTTTCAACTCATTCATGTTTTTTGCCAAAGTTCTTTTAAATGGCATAATGTCAATACCATTTATTAGTTTACAAGTTCTAAGCAAGCGATTCAAAAACAAGAACAATATGACAATTTTACAGATAATCCTTTTTACAGAAAATGGGGATTGAGTTTCTCACCAGTCTGTGTTTGTAGATGACAAAATAAATACTTATATCGGTAGACTGTCTCAGGAAATCGTATGCTATTGCACTACTTGAGATCATAAAGCTTCTTGAGAATATAATGGATGGAAGAGATAAAAAAGACAGATGCATATGACGTCGACATTTATCAAAACAACATATGCCAATATGCTATATCCACAACAAAGACAATTAAGGTAGCTTGCAAGGTAACTATTTTGAAGCATTAAATCGTATTTGATCCAGGACTgagtttcttttcatttcaggTTTTAGCAAATTTCAACAGATCAGCATGAAAAGGAGGTGTTTGTGACTTTTACAAGCATTTTCAGGTGAAATAGAATATGCTGCCTAATAACCCAGATTAAAGAAGCCACAAAATGCTGTGTGGAGCAGTGACAATAGCAATTGTAATTTCCGTAACTGTTTTATTTCCTGGAAGTACATATACAAAATCAGCAAGACACAATTTAACATACGAGCTTCATTATAATGTAACGACGAGGGCTACAGAAATAATAATTCAGAATGAAGATGTGACACAAGTTTTAGACAAGGAACCTGGAAGTTTATACAATGTAACAGACAATATGCTAGGAAGAGACAGAAATGATCGGACAACCTGGTCAGACGATGCTGACAAGCTTAATGATACAACAATTGAACCGCTCACTCTCAGTGATGGGTACAGTGACCCTTATCTCTATGGAAACATGTCACAATTTTCTGACATGCATCAGAACAATATCTCAAGCCAAGAAAATATGACAACGTCAAATGACAACGATACTTTTACAAACGAAACATCTACTACGCAAGAGACAAATACACATGAAAGTAAAACTTTGTTTCCTGGAAAGGTGCAGGATCAAAGTAAACACAATATTCCATATCACACAAGTAATGGTGACGATCTAGTTCGGACGTTGATGTTAGAACGGAAGAAGATACACTTGCAGCATCATTTGCAATTAGGTAATATTTCAGATGCCTAGTAAGTCATGCATCACTGcttatgaaaattgaaaaccaatTGATTTTGTGTTAAACGCTGGCATATTACAAGGATCGTGATAACACGAAAACTGATACTCCTGTCATTTTGCTTTAGAATAATCAGCAGGTATTGGTATTAAAGCATTCCACATTTTACTGCATGATTAACTTGAATTTAATAAACAAAGACATAATTTGGCAGTCTTTATTAGCAAGGGACATGCAGCGACTTTATTGTGACATACCTTTGTGTAATTTGCTCGCTTAGAATAACGACATGAAGCATGGaagtaaatgaattgtgatttcAATTGTATTCATAATAGTTTTCAAATACGGGATTTCTTAGTTTAgcaatgttttaattacatttcaccatatttattttgatacagaATACCAAAATTTTAAGTGTGGTTACTTTCAGTACCAATGGAGGACAAACCTTTGGATGCAATGATGATAAAGGTATAATTTAAATATCTTACAACAATTTCGATGTTTTTGaatattatggtaaacatttaaagCAAATGACATAAAAGATTCAGTATACAGTATAAGTGCCTGCAGCCCCAGTCTGGTATAATGACTTAGGAAACGTTTAAGACAAGCACACAAGTACTGACGAAATCTTTCTctgatatttgaacaaaatttcaattaaatcactaaataatataaaaaagacTTGCACATTTTACAGTCTTTTTTCTATCAGAACATCCCAACAAGTTTCACTTTTATAGTATTGTCTGTCGTGACACGTATGATATAAACtgtgaattttattttatatcccAAAAActattaacataaaattaattgTTGCCGTTTCCTTTATGTATTTATGAACAATATATCTATCGGATAATATcagcattttgatatttatagCTTTTTTACGACATATTTTGAGCTATGAAAGCGGCACCAGCTGCAGTATTTTTccataataatttaataatgacTTATTCCGGCCGCAGACCATTATTGAAATCACCTTTACTTCCTGCAAATATCTTGGGTGAAGGTCACTTAaaagctgattaaaactgtacattttgattagtGGATGAAAAAATGACATGTTTTGGAATGGAATTATAGATATTATtttctgagctgtattgttagacagaaTAATCCGTTGCTAGagcttacgtcataaacctgaatcccctcggcAGTGAAACGGCGGGAGAGTTCGACGAGagtatatagcagtaattcgatAAAAATGTGCTTTCGTGGCGAGAAAAGTCCCTAATAAACAGattctaattttcattttttcgcgCAATTGCGCGTTTACTGGTGGCCAAGTGGGTATAATTTCACTTTaggaatatattttacataagataaaacacttttcatgcttatattcgtatatttactgttgtttacttaaaaacgaaagtaggatgtttattttgtatttttatctgaGATGTGGCTAGTAGGATTCTAGTTTTgctaatattttgaaattattttgggCTCACCTTTAATAGTAATTATTACCTTAACAAAAAGGCTGCAACATATTTCGAATAGAGATGGTCTTCAAATTAAAACACGTATATCACTTGTGTTCTAATGGATTGACAAAAAATCCACAGTAAATGttatacaaatattaaattgTGTGAATTGTAGAGTAAACCAAAATTATGTCCAATGTTTCACCAAACAGAACTGCAATAATAAAGATACAATGATAAACATTGCACGAAATCACTGcttctttgaataatttattaCATACATGTTATATTAAGAAACAAAAGCACTTTTGAAAAGGGGCGTTTTTTGTTTTCTAACCACTTTCTCGCCAATAGTCATTTCTCAAGGGACACTTTACGTGTGTAATTAGTAAATCCAAGAAAGATTACACTCGTTCCAGTAATTTCGAAAAGTCGATTAAAATTCACTTACGTCTCAGCATTTTCTGTGAAGTAagatggctgatttctgccattttgttatttcgttctgtctCAGCGACAACGACCAACGCCGTTAGGGCGACCCGCCGAGCGACGCCTCGCCGAACGTCGCCTTaaattttttatatgatttatatcaaTAATAATTTTTGTTAAAGTAAAAGTATTTTGACAGACATTCATAATtgacttttacataaaaatgttagCTAAATTTGTACTAAAATGGAAAATAGGTTACAGCAGTGGTTGCAGGTTTgccattttcaattaaaattgtaATTTGCTTTTAATTCAAAAATCGTATCAAgctaaatgtatttatatattgcCATTTCGAAAAATAATATTATTGTGCACTTGTAGATTCTTTTACataatttcattcattcatttattctaAATATCTGTTAAACGGGCGTCGGGTTCCGTTCCACTAAATTGTTTTATTGCGACAAACCAACTTCAAGTTCATGgggtgattggtcatgaccagcagatgaccctttttgattttgagataagtaggtcaaaggtcaaggtcacagtaacccggaacaATTGAACGGTTTCTggaagataactcaagaaagcttgggcctaggatcattgaGATTAATAGGGAGGTTGTGACAAgcaattgacccctattgattttgatgtcagtaggtcaaaggtcaatttcacagtgacctggaacagttaaaccattttagGACGATAAcataagaatgcttgggcctagggtcacgaaacttaatagggaagttcaccatgacagcagatgacccctattgatttagagatcaataggtcaaaggtcaagatcacagtgagccagaacagtagaacttttttgccaattaactaaagaatgcttttgtctaagatcacatttgatacagaagtcacttatgaATAGTAAATGACCCATAGTTATTGATTTGttgtcagtacgtcaaacgttcaGTGCACAGCGACCAAATAagttctgttccttgtgcagttactgaatgcatcaaggggataTTTCGTATTCTACGAGCTCCTAAAACTCACGTTAATAACTTATGATGTACATAAACAGAAGGAATCAATGAAAGCGATTAGATATGTAATTTATAGGTTACTAATATATCTATTCATCTTTCTAACAAATATAAAGCGGCATGACAAAATGCAAAAGTTTTAGAGATTTATT carries:
- the LOC123545658 gene encoding uncharacterized protein LOC123545658, coding for MLCGAVTIAIVISVTVLFPGSTYTKSARHNLTYELHYNVTTRATEIIIQNEDVTQVLDKEPGSLYNVTDNMLGRDRNDRTTWSDDADKLNDTTIEPLTLSDGYSDPYLYGNMSQFSDMHQNNISSQENMTTSNDNDTFTNETSTTQETNTHESKTLFPGKVQDQSKHNIPYHTSNGDDLVRTLMLERKKIHLQHHLQLVPMEDKPLDAMMIKNQRYIISVLIPIGVGMIGAAMIVCTVLTLRKVARKRAVTSPLDDGAEVERPNTPCISSISTETTDKVFLLLGDDDI